A window from Actinomycetospora corticicola encodes these proteins:
- a CDS encoding segregation and condensation protein A yields the protein MTVAPERQGFQVSLHNFTGPFDLLLALIGRHELDVTEVALSRVTDDFIAYTAALGGSADLEETTGFLVVAATLLDLKAARLLPSAEVEDEDDLALLEARDVLFARLLQYRAYQQVAALFRELESSARLRYPRAVSLSPELASLLPPVELGVDAARFAEIAAAVFRPAPPPTVGLDHLHAHSVSVPEQVAIMSGRLEVAGRLTFAELCADCQHGVEVVGRFLGVLELYRSRQVALDQEEAFAELAVRWAPDSEDRGTAALDPEA from the coding sequence ATGACGGTCGCGCCGGAACGGCAGGGCTTCCAGGTCAGCCTGCACAACTTCACCGGCCCGTTCGACCTGCTCCTGGCGCTGATCGGCCGCCACGAGCTCGACGTCACCGAGGTCGCGCTCTCCCGCGTCACCGACGACTTCATCGCCTACACCGCGGCCCTCGGGGGGTCGGCCGACCTCGAGGAGACGACCGGCTTCCTCGTCGTCGCGGCCACCCTGCTCGACCTCAAGGCGGCCCGGCTGCTGCCCAGCGCCGAGGTGGAGGACGAGGACGACCTCGCCCTGCTCGAGGCCCGGGACGTGCTGTTCGCCCGGCTGCTGCAGTACCGCGCCTACCAGCAGGTCGCCGCGCTGTTCCGCGAGCTGGAGTCCTCCGCCCGGCTGCGCTACCCGCGGGCGGTGTCGCTGTCCCCGGAGCTCGCCTCGCTGCTCCCGCCGGTCGAGCTCGGCGTCGACGCCGCGCGGTTCGCCGAGATCGCCGCGGCCGTGTTCCGGCCCGCGCCGCCGCCGACCGTCGGCCTGGACCACCTGCACGCCCACAGCGTCTCGGTCCCCGAACAGGTCGCGATCATGAGCGGCCGGCTCGAGGTGGCCGGGCGCCTGACGTTCGCGGAGCTGTGCGCGGACTGCCAGCACGGCGTCGAGGTCGTCGGCCGCTTCCTCGGGGTGCTCGAGCTGTACCGCTCACGCCAGGTCGCGCTCGACCAGGAGGAGGCCTTCGCCGAGCTCGCGGTCCGCTGGGCCCCCGACTCCGAGGACCGCGGGACCGCCGCCCTCGACCCCGAGGCATGA
- a CDS encoding ParA family protein: MGEPARPDVAAPAVSEVPDPSSRPRRQIPEPAPLSGHGPATVLAMCNQKGGVGKTTSTINLGAALAEYGRRVLLVDFDPQGALSVGLGVQPHELDTTIYNLIMERRTTLDDVVLRTAIEGLDLLPSNIDLSAAEVQLVSEVGREQTLGRVLAPALADYDYVLVDCQPSLGLLTVNALACAHGVLIPLECEYFSLRGVALLMDTIEKVQDRLNPDLEITGILATMYDPRTLHTREVMARVVEAFGDLVFDTVINRTVRFPETTVAGEPITKWASRSQGAEAYRALAREVIAR, translated from the coding sequence ATGGGGGAACCGGCCCGCCCGGACGTGGCAGCGCCCGCCGTCTCCGAGGTGCCCGACCCGTCGTCGCGACCCCGCCGGCAGATCCCGGAGCCCGCCCCGTTGTCCGGGCACGGCCCGGCGACGGTCCTCGCGATGTGCAACCAGAAGGGCGGGGTCGGCAAGACGACCTCGACGATCAACCTGGGCGCCGCGCTGGCCGAGTACGGACGACGGGTGCTGCTGGTCGACTTCGACCCGCAGGGTGCGCTCTCGGTGGGCCTCGGGGTGCAGCCGCACGAGCTCGACACCACCATCTACAACCTGATCATGGAGCGGCGCACCACCCTCGACGACGTCGTGCTCCGCACCGCGATCGAGGGCCTGGACCTGCTGCCGAGCAACATCGACCTCTCCGCGGCCGAGGTGCAGCTGGTCAGCGAGGTCGGCCGCGAGCAGACCCTGGGCCGCGTCCTCGCCCCGGCGCTCGCCGACTACGACTACGTGCTCGTCGACTGCCAGCCCTCGCTCGGCCTGCTCACCGTCAACGCCCTGGCCTGCGCGCACGGGGTGCTCATCCCGCTCGAGTGCGAGTACTTCTCGCTGCGCGGGGTGGCCCTGCTGATGGACACGATCGAGAAGGTGCAGGACCGGTTGAACCCGGACCTCGAGATCACCGGCATCCTGGCCACCATGTACGACCCGCGCACCCTGCACACCCGTGAGGTCATGGCCCGCGTGGTGGAGGCGTTCGGCGACCTCGTCTTCGACACCGTGATCAACCGGACGGTGCGGTTCCCGGAGACCACGGTGGCCGGCGAGCCGATCACGAAGTGGGCCTCCCGCTCCCAGGGCGCGGAGGCGTACCGGGCGCTCGCGCGAGAGGTCATCGCGCGGTGA
- a CDS encoding IclR family transcriptional regulator: MTGGGTPDGTGAARSVLGRALSVLGAFTDASPELALADIVTLTGLPPATAHRIVAELVAWGALERVGRGRYRIGLRLWRIGALAPAARTLREAALAPMQDLAAVTGHVVHLVVLDGFRALFVERLPGREDLTVRSRVGRDMPLHASGPGKVLLAHAPTAFVEQVITRGLPRLASGTITDPGTLRAALAEIRRTGHCLSREEMTEGASSIAAPVVGADGTVVAALGVVVPASAALPPYVPAVMVAAATASRNLGARPPSR, encoded by the coding sequence ATGACTGGCGGCGGGACCCCGGACGGGACCGGAGCCGCACGCTCCGTCCTGGGTCGTGCGCTCAGCGTCCTCGGTGCGTTCACCGACGCCTCGCCGGAGCTGGCGCTCGCCGACATCGTGACCCTGACCGGTCTCCCTCCCGCCACCGCGCACCGGATCGTGGCCGAACTCGTGGCGTGGGGGGCGCTCGAGCGGGTCGGCCGTGGGCGGTACCGGATCGGGCTGCGGCTGTGGCGGATCGGCGCGCTCGCCCCGGCCGCCCGCACCCTGCGCGAGGCCGCGCTCGCCCCGATGCAGGACCTCGCCGCCGTCACCGGGCACGTGGTGCACCTCGTGGTGCTCGACGGGTTCCGCGCCCTGTTCGTCGAACGCCTCCCCGGCCGGGAGGACCTGACGGTGCGCTCGCGGGTCGGCCGGGACATGCCGCTGCACGCGAGCGGTCCGGGCAAGGTGCTGCTCGCCCACGCCCCGACCGCCTTCGTCGAGCAGGTCATCACCCGGGGGCTCCCCCGGCTCGCGTCCGGCACCATCACCGACCCCGGGACGCTGCGCGCCGCGCTGGCCGAGATCCGGCGGACCGGGCACTGCCTGTCGCGCGAGGAGATGACCGAGGGGGCCTCGTCGATCGCCGCGCCGGTGGTCGGCGCCGACGGGACGGTGGTCGCCGCGCTCGGGGTGGTGGTCCCGGCCTCCGCCGCGCTGCCGCCCTACGTACCGGCGGTGATGGTCGCGGCGGCCACGGCGTCACGGAACCTGGGCGCCCGCCCCCCGTCGCGTTGA
- a CDS encoding MFS transporter translates to MTNPSSTWVRWLAWSAVALEGYDLVVLGVVIPVLRRDPVFALSPGSATTVATIGLLGVMVGALAVGPVADVWGRRRTMIVCVVAFSLLGAACALAPNATVLGGLRFLAGVPLGGVLPVALAMTAEHAPVRRGNSATTVLMTGYHAGAVLASLLGALLVSSLGWQFMFVVGALPALVLVPLMARRLPADAAPVARDATAGRNPVGVLFRSGYGVATVAFWVASFMGLLLVYGLNTWLPEIMRLAGYELTQALFQLLALNVGAVIGLLVGGRVADRVGVRPATIAWFAVAAVFLALLSIRLPGATVYVAILLTGVFVFSSQVLVYSWVGRIYPAVARGTALGSASGVGRLGAISGPAFTGALVAGGVAYPWGFYFFALVAALGAIAVVFVRRTEPADDLAATAVERDRAAS, encoded by the coding sequence ATGACGAACCCGTCCTCGACCTGGGTGCGCTGGCTCGCCTGGTCCGCCGTGGCACTGGAGGGCTACGACCTGGTCGTCCTCGGCGTCGTCATCCCCGTCCTGCGACGCGACCCGGTGTTCGCGCTGAGCCCCGGCAGCGCCACCACCGTGGCCACGATCGGGCTGCTCGGCGTCATGGTCGGCGCCCTCGCGGTCGGGCCGGTCGCCGACGTGTGGGGCCGCCGCCGCACGATGATCGTCTGCGTCGTCGCCTTCTCACTCCTCGGCGCCGCGTGCGCGCTCGCGCCGAACGCCACGGTCCTCGGCGGCCTGCGCTTCCTCGCCGGCGTGCCGCTGGGCGGCGTGCTGCCGGTGGCCCTCGCGATGACCGCCGAGCACGCACCCGTGCGCCGCGGCAACAGCGCCACCACCGTCCTCATGACCGGGTACCACGCGGGCGCCGTCCTGGCCTCGCTGCTCGGCGCCCTGCTGGTCTCGAGCCTGGGCTGGCAGTTCATGTTCGTCGTCGGCGCCCTGCCCGCCCTGGTGCTGGTCCCGCTGATGGCGCGCCGCCTCCCGGCCGACGCCGCCCCCGTCGCGCGGGACGCGACCGCCGGCCGCAACCCCGTGGGCGTCCTGTTCCGTAGCGGCTACGGCGTCGCGACCGTCGCCTTCTGGGTCGCCTCGTTCATGGGCCTGCTGCTCGTCTACGGGCTGAACACCTGGCTGCCGGAGATCATGCGGCTCGCCGGCTACGAGCTCACCCAGGCCCTGTTCCAGCTGCTCGCCCTCAACGTCGGCGCGGTGATCGGCCTGCTCGTGGGCGGCCGGGTCGCGGACCGGGTCGGGGTCCGCCCGGCCACGATCGCCTGGTTCGCGGTGGCCGCGGTCTTCCTCGCCTTGCTCTCGATCCGCCTGCCCGGCGCGACGGTCTACGTCGCGATCCTGCTCACCGGCGTCTTCGTCTTCTCCTCGCAGGTGCTCGTCTACAGCTGGGTCGGCCGCATCTACCCGGCGGTCGCGCGCGGCACCGCGCTCGGCTCGGCGAGCGGGGTGGGGCGCCTCGGCGCGATCTCCGGCCCGGCCTTCACCGGCGCCCTGGTCGCCGGTGGCGTCGCCTACCCGTGGGGCTTCTACTTCTTCGCCCTCGTCGCCGCCCTCGGTGCGATCGCCGTGGTGTTCGTCCGACGCACCGAGCCGGCGGACGACCTGGCCGCGACCGCCGTCGAGCGTGACCGGGCGGCGTCCTGA
- a CDS encoding thiamine pyrophosphate-dependent enzyme, which translates to MPGALDRAFHEAVSGRGPAVVTVPSDDWDAEADPRALASPAVVRRGLRPDDGSVRELAAHLAAATSPALVVGADADSPAAWAALVDLAEHLGVPVWQEAFAARAGFPQDHPLFAGHLPPERGALRATLAGHDLVLVVGAPAFRQYRYAPGELVEPGTTVVLVSDDAEDVHHSRADLAVLADPGATVAALTAAVSTTVPPSAAPREGNPRATRALEGSPRASDTALDAPTVFTALAARLPADAVVVEETPSSRPDLHRLVPARAPLGFLSAAQGGLGFGVPASIGVRMGAPDRPVVAVVGDGSTLYGVQALWTAAHYGVGVLVLVLDNGRYAIMDRLAAEAGGKPPWPGFGEVDLTAVASGLGCPALRVDTVRGLADVLDDVVPRLAERSTPLVVACDLRQVP; encoded by the coding sequence GTGCCCGGCGCCCTCGACCGCGCGTTCCACGAGGCCGTCTCCGGCCGCGGACCCGCCGTCGTGACCGTCCCCAGCGACGACTGGGACGCCGAGGCCGACCCCCGCGCGCTCGCCTCCCCCGCCGTCGTCCGCCGCGGCCTCCGTCCCGACGACGGGTCGGTGCGGGAGCTCGCGGCGCACCTCGCCGCCGCGACGTCGCCGGCCCTCGTGGTCGGGGCGGACGCCGACTCGCCCGCCGCCTGGGCGGCGCTCGTCGACCTGGCGGAGCACCTCGGGGTGCCCGTGTGGCAGGAGGCGTTCGCCGCCCGGGCCGGGTTCCCGCAGGACCACCCGCTCTTCGCCGGGCACCTGCCCCCGGAGCGCGGCGCGCTGCGGGCCACCCTCGCGGGGCACGACCTCGTCCTCGTCGTCGGAGCGCCCGCGTTCCGGCAGTACCGCTACGCGCCGGGCGAGCTCGTGGAGCCGGGGACGACCGTCGTGCTCGTCTCCGACGACGCCGAGGACGTACACCACAGCCGCGCCGACCTGGCCGTGCTGGCCGACCCGGGGGCCACCGTCGCCGCACTGACGGCCGCCGTGTCCACCACCGTGCCACCCTCCGCCGCCCCGCGTGAGGGGAACCCTCGGGCCACAAGAGCGCTCGAGGGTTCCCCTCGTGCATCGGACACCGCCCTCGACGCGCCCACCGTGTTCACGGCCCTGGCGGCCCGGCTCCCGGCCGACGCCGTCGTCGTGGAGGAGACCCCGTCCTCGCGCCCCGACCTGCACCGGCTCGTCCCGGCCCGCGCACCGCTCGGGTTCCTGTCGGCGGCCCAGGGCGGGCTGGGCTTCGGGGTCCCCGCGTCGATCGGGGTCCGGATGGGCGCCCCGGACCGGCCGGTGGTCGCGGTCGTCGGCGACGGCTCGACGCTCTACGGCGTGCAGGCCCTGTGGACGGCCGCGCACTACGGGGTGGGCGTCCTCGTCCTGGTCCTCGACAACGGCCGGTACGCGATCATGGACCGGTTGGCCGCGGAGGCGGGCGGCAAGCCCCCGTGGCCCGGCTTCGGCGAGGTGGACCTGACGGCGGTGGCGAGCGGGCTCGGGTGTCCCGCGCTGCGGGTGGACACCGTCCGCGGGCTGGCCGACGTGCTCGACGACGTCGTGCCCCGGCTGGCCGAGCGGTCGACCCCGCTCGTCGTGGCCTGCGACCTGCGTCAGGTCCCGTAG
- a CDS encoding ATP-binding protein — protein sequence MTTLTAVVDLPITGHTVRDARTLVLGLADGWDSATYRVDLELLIDDLTADVVAHARGENDLRLELTCHGGTLHVAICDGSAVRPAVADTDGLLAVLADRWGHEPYQGGHRVWFELDALPAPEPEVQFPPALEVRLRLLLRCPVPLGRYGT from the coding sequence ATGACCACTCTCACCGCCGTCGTCGACCTCCCGATCACCGGACACACCGTGCGGGACGCCCGCACGCTGGTCCTGGGTCTCGCGGACGGCTGGGACAGCGCCACCTACCGCGTGGACCTGGAGCTGTTGATCGACGACCTCACCGCGGACGTGGTCGCCCACGCCCGCGGGGAGAACGACCTCCGGCTGGAGCTCACCTGCCACGGGGGCACGCTGCACGTCGCGATCTGCGACGGCAGCGCCGTCCGGCCCGCCGTCGCGGACACCGACGGCCTGCTCGCCGTCCTCGCCGACCGCTGGGGCCACGAGCCCTACCAGGGCGGGCACCGGGTGTGGTTCGAGCTCGACGCCCTGCCCGCGCCCGAGCCGGAGGTGCAGTTCCCGCCCGCGCTCGAGGTGCGCCTGCGGCTGCTCCTGCGCTGCCCGGTGCCGCTCGGGCGCTACGGGACCTGA
- a CDS encoding GAF and ANTAR domain-containing protein has protein sequence MEPHEVDALSDALNHAATAVLREPNPDGGLGTTEEVLTRIVQVTVQRVPGADGAGITQTDHGKVTSRAPSADWVADLDAAQAELDEGPCVDAGSLDEPTHVEAIDLDRETRWPRWRPRARDVGVRAMLSYAMGPPDSPVGSLNLYSFTPGAFTEAGRVTLEVFALQAAIALYGASRAEGLDIALAGRDRIGQAKGILMERHGVDGDRAFRMLVEASQQSNIKLRDVAAWLLDEHARTAAERDRP, from the coding sequence ATGGAACCGCACGAGGTCGACGCCCTGTCCGACGCCCTGAACCACGCCGCGACCGCCGTCCTCCGCGAGCCGAACCCCGACGGCGGACTCGGCACCACCGAGGAGGTGCTCACCCGGATCGTCCAGGTGACGGTGCAGCGGGTGCCCGGCGCCGACGGGGCCGGCATCACCCAGACCGACCACGGGAAGGTCACGAGCCGCGCCCCGTCCGCCGACTGGGTCGCCGACCTCGACGCCGCCCAGGCGGAGCTGGACGAGGGCCCCTGCGTGGACGCCGGCAGCCTCGACGAGCCGACCCACGTCGAGGCGATCGACCTCGACCGGGAGACCCGGTGGCCCCGGTGGCGGCCGCGCGCACGGGACGTCGGCGTGCGCGCCATGCTGTCCTACGCGATGGGTCCGCCCGACTCCCCCGTCGGCTCGCTGAACCTCTACTCGTTCACGCCCGGGGCGTTCACCGAGGCCGGCCGCGTGACCCTCGAGGTGTTCGCCCTGCAGGCCGCGATCGCGCTCTACGGGGCGAGCCGCGCCGAGGGCCTCGACATCGCGCTGGCGGGTCGCGACCGGATCGGACAGGCCAAGGGCATCCTCATGGAGCGGCACGGCGTCGACGGCGACCGGGCCTTCCGGATGCTCGTCGAGGCCTCGCAGCAGTCCAACATCAAGCTGCGCGACGTGGCCGCGTGGCTGCTGGACGAGCACGCGCGGACCGCCGCCGAGCGGGACCGGCCCTGA
- a CDS encoding CoA transferase, translating to MAAGRARADRRRAGPALSALPLAGLRVLDMASLAAAPLAATYLGEFGAEVVKIEPPGVGDAIRGWGAQRDGVGLMWKSIGRNKRSVTVDLRAPDGQDLARRLAARSDVVVANTRPQTLRRWGLDFERLHAENPRTVVLHVTGFGLTGPKSERPGFGTLGEAMSGFAHLTGEADGPPTLPAFMLADGVASLHAAYAVMAALYDRDVHGAPGRLVDVNLVDPLARVLEQSLLTWDATGSVPRRAGNRWDISAPRNTYRTADDRWLAMSGSAPSVALRVFRAIGRPDLAEDPAFADAQGRLARAGEVDGLVAAWVAQRTLDEAMTVFEAAEIAAAPVYDVTDLVADEQMVAREVFRRIPDEQLGSLLVQAPVPRLSGVEGRIDHLGPELGAHTREVLAEAGLSEAEIDDLAARGII from the coding sequence GTGGCTGCTGGACGAGCACGCGCGGACCGCCGCCGAGCGGGACCGGCCCTGAGCGCCCTCCCGCTCGCCGGGCTGCGGGTGCTCGACATGGCCTCACTCGCGGCCGCACCACTCGCCGCCACCTACCTCGGGGAGTTCGGCGCCGAGGTCGTCAAGATCGAGCCGCCGGGCGTCGGCGACGCGATCCGCGGCTGGGGCGCGCAGCGCGACGGTGTGGGCCTGATGTGGAAGAGCATCGGGCGGAACAAGCGCTCGGTGACGGTGGACCTCCGTGCCCCCGACGGCCAGGACCTCGCGCGGCGACTGGCCGCGCGGTCCGACGTCGTGGTGGCCAACACCCGACCGCAGACGCTGCGCCGGTGGGGACTCGACTTCGAGCGGCTGCACGCGGAGAACCCGCGGACCGTCGTGCTGCACGTGACGGGGTTCGGGCTCACCGGCCCGAAGAGCGAACGGCCCGGCTTCGGCACCCTCGGCGAGGCGATGAGCGGGTTCGCCCACCTGACCGGAGAGGCTGACGGGCCGCCGACCCTGCCCGCGTTCATGCTCGCCGACGGCGTGGCGTCGCTGCACGCCGCCTACGCGGTGATGGCGGCGCTCTACGACCGCGACGTGCACGGGGCGCCGGGACGGCTCGTCGACGTCAACCTCGTCGACCCGCTGGCCCGCGTCCTCGAGCAGAGCCTGCTCACCTGGGACGCCACCGGCAGCGTGCCCCGTCGGGCGGGCAACCGCTGGGACATCTCCGCGCCGCGCAACACCTACCGGACCGCCGACGACCGGTGGCTCGCGATGTCGGGCAGCGCCCCGAGCGTCGCGCTGCGGGTGTTCCGGGCGATCGGGCGCCCCGACCTCGCCGAGGACCCCGCCTTCGCCGACGCCCAGGGTCGGCTGGCCCGGGCCGGCGAGGTGGACGGGCTGGTGGCGGCGTGGGTCGCGCAGCGCACGCTCGACGAGGCCATGACGGTGTTCGAGGCCGCCGAGATCGCCGCCGCACCCGTCTACGACGTCACCGACCTCGTCGCCGACGAGCAGATGGTCGCGCGGGAGGTGTTCCGCCGGATCCCCGACGAGCAGCTGGGCAGCCTGCTGGTGCAGGCCCCGGTGCCGCGGCTGTCCGGGGTCGAGGGCCGCATCGACCACCTCGGGCCGGAGCTCGGGGCCCACACCCGCGAGGTGCTCGCCGAGGCGGGCCTGTCCGAGGCCGAGATCGACGACCTCGCCGCCCGCGGCATCATCTGA
- a CDS encoding acyl-CoA dehydrogenase family protein translates to MDFTESEDHRLIRAAVRELCTKFDDDYWAACDRDHAFPWAFYDAMAAGGWVGIAIPEAYGGGGQGIEAASIVLEEVAASGACMNGASAIHMSIFGMHPVVLHGSEAMRERYLPRIATGDLHVAFGVTEPDAGLDTTAITTRAVRDGDGYRVHGRKVWTSKALESEKVLLLVRTTPAAECAKRTDGLSLLLADLRDPAVTITPIPKLGRNAVASCEVAYDGLAVAGEDLVGEEGQGFRQILDGLNAERVLIAAEALGTGRAALRRAVAYARERRVFGRSIGANQAVAHPLAEAHARLHAAELVVREAAWKVDRGEPAGEAANTAKFVAAEAGFFAADTAVQTHGGFGYAEEYHVERYFREARLQRLAPLPQAMALNYLAQSVLGLERSY, encoded by the coding sequence GTGGACTTCACCGAATCCGAGGACCATCGCCTGATCCGGGCGGCGGTCCGGGAGCTCTGCACGAAGTTCGACGACGACTACTGGGCGGCGTGCGACCGCGACCACGCCTTCCCGTGGGCGTTCTACGACGCGATGGCAGCGGGCGGGTGGGTCGGGATCGCGATCCCGGAGGCCTACGGCGGGGGCGGGCAGGGGATCGAGGCCGCCTCGATCGTGCTGGAGGAGGTCGCCGCCTCCGGGGCGTGCATGAACGGCGCGAGCGCGATCCACATGTCGATCTTCGGCATGCACCCGGTGGTCCTGCACGGCAGCGAGGCGATGCGGGAGCGCTACCTGCCGCGGATCGCGACCGGCGACCTGCACGTCGCCTTCGGCGTCACCGAGCCCGACGCCGGGCTGGACACCACCGCCATCACCACGCGCGCGGTCCGCGACGGTGACGGCTACCGCGTGCACGGCCGCAAGGTGTGGACGTCGAAGGCGCTCGAGTCGGAGAAGGTGCTGCTGCTCGTGCGCACCACCCCGGCCGCGGAGTGCGCGAAGCGCACCGACGGGCTCTCGCTGCTGCTCGCGGACCTGCGCGACCCCGCCGTCACGATCACCCCGATCCCGAAGCTGGGCCGCAACGCCGTCGCCTCCTGCGAGGTCGCCTACGACGGGCTCGCGGTCGCGGGCGAGGACCTCGTCGGGGAGGAGGGGCAGGGCTTCCGGCAGATTCTCGACGGGCTGAACGCCGAGCGGGTGCTGATCGCCGCGGAGGCGCTGGGCACGGGGCGGGCGGCGCTGCGACGGGCCGTCGCCTACGCGCGCGAGCGTCGGGTGTTCGGCCGGTCGATCGGGGCCAACCAGGCCGTCGCCCACCCGCTCGCCGAGGCGCACGCCCGGCTGCACGCCGCCGAGCTGGTGGTCCGGGAGGCGGCGTGGAAGGTCGACCGGGGCGAGCCCGCGGGGGAGGCGGCGAACACGGCCAAGTTCGTGGCCGCCGAGGCCGGGTTCTTCGCCGCGGACACCGCGGTGCAGACCCACGGCGGGTTCGGCTACGCCGAGGAGTACCACGTGGAGCGGTACTTCCGGGAGGCGCGGCTGCAGCGGCTCGCCCCGTTGCCGCAGGCCATGGCGCTGAACTACCTGGCGCAGAGCGTGCTGGGGCTGGAGCGCTCGTACTAG
- the xerD gene encoding site-specific tyrosine recombinase XerD yields MAHPADVVATYLDHLDVERGMSVHTLTNYRRDLDRYLEHLERIGRTDLAEVTAPDVGTFLVALRTGEDGHRPLATASASRAVVAVRGLHRFALAEQEVTQDVAADVHPPAPPRKLPKALDVDTVTRLLEAPSTEDPRGVRDRALLELLYSTGARISEVVGLDVDDVDAEQRTVVLTGKGGKQRLVPVGRPALAALDAYRVRSRPGFAVRGRGTPALFLNARGARLSRQSAWNVLRETAEFAGITAEISPHTLRHSFATHLLDGGADLRVVQELLGHASVTTTQIYTMVTVDRLREVYATSHPRARAGRAG; encoded by the coding sequence GTGGCTCACCCAGCTGACGTCGTGGCCACCTACCTCGACCACCTCGACGTCGAGCGCGGGATGTCGGTGCACACCCTGACCAACTACCGGCGCGACCTCGACCGGTACCTCGAGCACCTGGAGCGGATCGGCCGCACCGACCTCGCCGAGGTGACCGCACCCGACGTCGGGACCTTCCTCGTGGCGCTGCGGACGGGGGAGGACGGGCACCGGCCGCTGGCGACGGCGAGCGCGTCGCGGGCCGTCGTCGCCGTCCGGGGGCTGCACCGGTTCGCGCTGGCCGAGCAGGAGGTGACCCAGGACGTCGCCGCGGACGTCCACCCGCCGGCGCCGCCGCGCAAGCTGCCGAAGGCGCTCGACGTGGACACCGTGACCCGGCTGCTGGAGGCGCCGTCGACGGAGGACCCGCGCGGGGTGCGGGACCGGGCGCTGCTGGAGCTGCTCTACTCCACGGGCGCGCGGATCAGCGAGGTCGTGGGCCTCGACGTCGACGACGTGGACGCCGAGCAGCGCACCGTCGTGCTCACGGGCAAGGGCGGCAAGCAGCGCCTCGTCCCGGTCGGGCGCCCGGCGCTCGCCGCCCTGGACGCCTACCGGGTGCGGTCGCGGCCGGGCTTCGCGGTGCGCGGCCGCGGCACGCCTGCGCTCTTCCTGAACGCCCGCGGCGCGCGGCTGTCGCGGCAGAGCGCCTGGAACGTGCTGCGCGAGACCGCCGAGTTCGCCGGGATCACCGCGGAGATCTCGCCGCACACGCTGCGGCACTCGTTCGCCACCCACCTGCTCGACGGCGGGGCCGACCTGCGCGTGGTGCAGGAACTGCTCGGGCACGCGTCGGTGACGACGACGCAGATCTACACGATGGTCACGGTCGACCGGCTCCGCGAGGTCTACGCGACCTCGCACCCGAGGGCGCGCGCGGGCCGAGCGGGCTAG
- a CDS encoding pyridoxamine 5'-phosphate oxidase family protein, translating into MTITAADRELLDRPLVGLLTVPPGPERLPAPRPVWFETTPEGDLQLFSMADALKVRRLTAEPRASFVVVAPVDEPEGWVSVEADVTVHDDGAAELAHRLVGRYWADPDTEEHRELLATFADPANVRRIVLHPRRVTRGPAV; encoded by the coding sequence ATGACGATCACCGCCGCCGACCGCGAGCTGCTCGACCGGCCCCTCGTCGGGTTGCTCACCGTCCCGCCCGGCCCGGAGCGGCTCCCCGCGCCGCGGCCGGTGTGGTTCGAGACGACCCCCGAGGGCGACCTGCAGCTGTTCTCGATGGCCGACGCGCTCAAGGTCCGACGGCTCACCGCGGAGCCGCGGGCCAGCTTCGTCGTGGTCGCTCCCGTCGACGAGCCGGAGGGGTGGGTGTCGGTCGAGGCCGACGTGACCGTGCACGACGACGGGGCTGCCGAGCTCGCCCACCGGCTCGTCGGGCGCTACTGGGCGGACCCGGACACCGAGGAGCACCGGGAGCTCCTGGCGACGTTCGCCGACCCCGCGAACGTGCGCCGGATCGTGCTGCACCCGCGGCGGGTCACCCGGGGACCGGCGGTCTGA
- a CDS encoding helix-turn-helix domain-containing protein: MSAVEGLLGAIRVVDPELVVEEPSGRATLVTGRRRSLLAVARGRLRLRGLELGPGDALLLHDGGSVPVVAEGPTTMVVARFALQGAAPRLLALPDEVLAPADSEFCRLLIERVADQAGTVGSPGDVVSARLLDWLVVETVRDVLVARGSGEVADAGVVRALAAVHADPARAWTVATLADHAGVSRAAFARRFSDVVGTSPLAYVREHRLALAEHALLTEPEVTVAAVARRVGYANPFSFSTAFRRHRGVAPSEVRAS; the protein is encoded by the coding sequence GTGAGCGCGGTGGAGGGACTGCTCGGCGCGATCCGGGTCGTGGACCCGGAGCTCGTCGTCGAGGAGCCGTCCGGGCGCGCGACGCTGGTCACCGGCCGCCGCCGGAGCCTCCTCGCCGTCGCACGCGGCCGGTTGCGGCTGCGCGGGCTGGAGCTCGGTCCCGGCGACGCCCTCCTGCTCCACGACGGCGGGTCGGTGCCGGTGGTCGCGGAGGGCCCCACGACGATGGTGGTCGCCCGGTTCGCGCTGCAGGGCGCCGCCCCCCGGCTGCTCGCGCTGCCCGACGAGGTGCTCGCCCCGGCCGACTCGGAGTTCTGCCGGCTCCTGATCGAGCGGGTGGCCGACCAGGCGGGGACCGTCGGCTCCCCCGGCGACGTCGTGTCCGCCCGCCTGCTGGACTGGCTCGTCGTCGAGACCGTCCGGGACGTCCTCGTCGCGCGCGGGTCCGGGGAGGTCGCCGACGCCGGGGTGGTGCGGGCGCTCGCCGCGGTGCACGCCGACCCGGCCCGCGCCTGGACCGTGGCGACGCTCGCCGACCACGCCGGGGTGAGCCGGGCGGCCTTCGCGCGCCGGTTCTCCGACGTCGTCGGGACCTCGCCGCTGGCCTACGTGCGCGAGCACCGGCTCGCGCTCGCCGAGCACGCCCTGCTCACCGAGCCCGAGGTCACCGTCGCCGCCGTCGCCCGCCGCGTCGGCTACGCCAACCCGTTCAGCTTCTCGACGGCCTTCCGGCGCCACCGGGGGGTGGCGCCGAGCGAGGTCCGCGCGTCTTGA